The genomic segment GTGCGTGGCCGTCGCGTCGAAGGAGTGCGAGTGGTAGATGCTGCCGCGGATGCCCGAGCCCACGGGCGTCTTCACCACCATCGGCAGGTTCCAGTCGCCGGCCGAGCACCAGTACATGTTGCCTGCGAGCTTGAGCAGGTCGATGGTGTTGTAGATGTAGTCGCAAAACTGAATCTCGGCGACGGGCCGGCCACCGCCCATGGCGATGCCCATGGCCATGCCGATGATGCCGCGCTCGTCGAGCGGCGAGTTCCACGTCGTCTTCAAGCCCTGCGTCACGGTGAAGACGCCACCCAGCGGCGGCCCCACGTCCTCGCCGAAGATGTCGGAGACACCGAGGTTCTCCTCGGCAAAGTGCAGCGCCATGCGCACGGCCTGGGCCATATTCGCCATGGCTTACTCCCGCTCCTTGTAGATGAACTTCCAGATGTCGGAGCCCTCGGGTTGCGGCTCGTCGCGGACCTGGCGGGCCTGCTCGGCGAGGGTCTCCACCCACTTCTTGCGGATGCCGTCCATCTGCTCGCGGGTGAGGACGCCGGCCTGCTCCAGGTAGCGCTCGTAGTTGGCGATGCAGTCGGCCTCGTTGGCCACGAAGTTCGCGCCGCTGGCGGAGGAGTGGCCATAGAGCCGGCTCACCATGGCCTCCATCAGGAACGGCTTGCGCTCCTTGCGCACGTAGGCCATCGCCTCTTCCAGCTCGAGGTAACAGTTAACCGGATCGTTACCATCGATGGTCTTGCTTCGGATGTTGAAGGCCTTGCCGCGGTCGGCGACGTGCTTCTCGCCGTGCTGCCCCTGCGCCGCGGTGGAGATGCCCCACTGGTTGTTGGTGACGATGATCAGCAGCGGGACTTCGTTGCCCGGGCGCGAGCTCCACACCAGGCAGCTGGCGAAGTCGCCTTCCGCCGTACCGGCGTCGCCTCCCGTCACGATGCTGATGCCGTCGCCGCCGTGGCGCTTCTGCATCCACGCGGTGCCCGGCGCCATCGAGTACTGCACCTCGATGGGCGAGCTCACCGGCGCGATGTTCCACTCCTTCTTCGAGAAGTGGCCCGCGAAGTTGCGGCCGCGCGAGTACGGATCCGTGGCGGTGTTCTTCATCTGCCGCAGCGCGCCGATGGGCTCCTCGCCCAGCGCGAGCACGGTGCCGCTCTGGCGGTAGTGCGCGTGCAGGTAGTCGTAGGCCGGGCCCTGGCCCTTCTTCATCAGCAACCCGAGGGGGACGTTGAACGCCTCCTCGCCGGGGCCGCCGAT from the Deltaproteobacteria bacterium genome contains:
- a CDS encoding thiamine pyrophosphate-dependent dehydrogenase E1 component subunit alpha produces the protein MHELMVEARALEERLIQMYKQGHGYFWIGGPGEEAFNVPLGLLMKKGQGPAYDYLHAHYRQSGTVLALGEEPIGALRQMKNTATDPYSRGRNFAGHFSKKEWNIAPVSSPIEVQYSMAPGTAWMQKRHGGDGISIVTGGDAGTAEGDFASCLVWSSRPGNEVPLLIIVTNNQWGISTAAQGQHGEKHVADRGKAFNIRSKTIDGNDPVNCYLELEEAMAYVRKERKPFLMEAMVSRLYGHSSASGANFVANEADCIANYERYLEQAGVLTREQMDGIRKKWVETLAEQARQVRDEPQPEGSDIWKFIYKERE